One genomic region from Pogona vitticeps strain Pit_001003342236 chromosome 12, PviZW2.1, whole genome shotgun sequence encodes:
- the LOC110084453 gene encoding cytochrome P450 1A5, which translates to MSHLAGGLDMISATEALLATLVFGLIFLILRSYWDPTPQGRKRIPGPAGYPFIGNMLEVGKNPHLSLTQMSRKYGDVMKIHIGTTPVLVLSGLETIRQALVRQGGDFMGRPDLYSFRFPCNGQSIVFGHDSGAVWHDRKKLAISGLKSFGSSPSPLSPSMCLVEEHVSQEAECLIKKLQEVMLEKKRLEPSRYIVVSVANVVCAMCFGKRYNHDDQELLNIVNGSEIFSETAASGNPTDFIPLLRYLPGNNRKVFEEFNKSASLFFQNIVKKHYESFKTDSIRDITDSLIAQSEEKKLDPDTKLQLSSRDIADLVNDLFGAGFDTVTTALLWCLTYLTAYPEIQKKIHEDIDEIIGKERKPRLSDRPLLPYTEAFILEMFRHSSFLPFAVPHCTIRNTILNGYYIPKGLCVLINQWQVNHDENLWKDPSSFRPERFLTADGKGIDRVESEKVLMFGLGKRRCIGEQIARWEVFLFLTTLLQGLHFSVSEGVKVDLTPVYGLSMKPKRCKHFQVKARSPNESNE; encoded by the exons ATGTCACACCTTGCGGGAGGCCTGGATATGATCTCTGCAACAGAAGCCCTCCTGGCTACTCTGGTGTTCGGTCTGATCTTCCTGATCCTGAGATCCTACTGGGATCCAACCCCACAGGGCCGGAAGAGGATCCCAGGACCAGCAGGCTACCCCTTCATCGGCAACATGCTGGAGGTGGGCAAGAATCCCCACCTGAGTTTGACCCAGATGAGCCGCAAGTATGGGGACGTGATGAAGATACACATCGGTACGACCCCTGTGTTGGTCCTAAGCGGGCTGGAAACTATCCGTCAGGCTTTGGTGAGACAAGGAGGGGATTTCATGGGACGGCCAGATTTATACAGCTTCCGGTTCCCATGCAACGGCCAAAGCATTGTTTTTGGGCACGATTCAGGAGCTGTTTGGCACGACCGAAAAAAACTGGCCATCAGTGGCTTGAAATCCTTTGGATCCTCCCCCAGCCCTTTGTCTCCTTCCATGTGCCTTGTGGAAGAACACGTCTCCCAAGAGGCCGAATGCTTGATTAAGAAGTTACAAGAGGTGATGCTTGAGAAGAAGAGGCTTGAGCCTTCCCGTTATATTGTGGTCTCCGTGGCCAACGTTGTGTGTGCCATGTGCTTCGGCAAACGTTACAACCACGATGACCAGGAACTCCTCAACATTGTCAATGGGTCTGAAATTTTTTCAGAAACCGCAGCTTCTGGAAACCCTACTGATTTCATTCCTCTTCTACGTTACCTCCCAGGCAACAATAGGAAAGTTTTTGAGGAATTCAATAAATCTGCCAGTCTCTTCTTCCAAAATATTGTCAAAAAGCACTATGAGAGTTTCAAAACG GACAGCATCCGAGACATCACAGATTCCCTTATTGCCCAAAGTGAGGAGAAGAAGTTGGACCCTGACACTAAGCTTCAGCTGTCATCTAGAGACATAGCAGACCTTGTGAATGACCTCTTTGGAGCTG GTTTCGACACAGTGACCACAGCTTTGTTGTGGTGTCTCACATATCTCACTGCTTATCCAGAAATCCAGAAGAAGATTCATGAAGATATAG ATGAGATCATTGGTAAAGAGAGAAAGCCACGGCTCTCAGATCGGCCCCTGTTACCTTATACAGAAGCTTTTATCCTGGAAATGTTCAGGCATTCATCTTTTCTGCCCTTTGCAGTTCCTCACTG CACAATCAGAAACACCATCTTGAACGGCTACTACATCCCAAAGGGCCTCTGTGTCTTAATCAACCAATGGCAGGTCAACCATGATGA GAATCTTTGGAAGGACCCGTCCTCGTTTAGACCAGAGCGTTTCCTTACAGCGGACGGGAAAGGCATCGACAGGGTCGAGAGTGAGAAGGTCCTGATGTTCGGCCTGGGGAAGAGACGGTGCATCGGGGAGCAGATTGCCCGCTGGGAGGTCTTCCTCTTTCTGACCACTTTGCTCCAGGGACTGCACTTCAGCGTCTCTGAGGGGGTCAAAGTGGACCTGACCCCGGTCTACGGCCTGAGCATGAAGCCCAAAAGATGCAAACACTTTCAAGTGAAAGCGCGGTCCCCAAACGAGAGCAACGAGTGA